One stretch of Roseimicrobium sp. ORNL1 DNA includes these proteins:
- a CDS encoding SOS response-associated peptidase family protein, whose amino-acid sequence MPERYRLTKEHFASFADIAPLCAFYQDANAIAANDAEPVFRRKVKGAPVECCSMRWGIEIADRKVINTKSENTNQHRGTVVHGRCLIPMSGWLDMFRTTSRGLDPVLVQPTDKSALACAGLWTSRWHPAWSQAREAFSMLTAPAGSGSLWLHHRMPLLVPREMWSLWLSDTLPYEEVCELIEVLTKQTRKLKLLTHPVRPLMRHLVIADDFSEPLPWWKPSYQTALSIVHRRQFVCPAEFAAESAVNVGRAANVLARLQQHGYLDFRPNPAAEDMEMWALPLQDEDAARAEKWRKERGRGQVG is encoded by the coding sequence ATGCCGGAGCGCTACCGCCTCACGAAAGAACACTTCGCCAGCTTCGCTGACATCGCCCCTCTGTGCGCCTTCTACCAGGACGCGAATGCGATTGCAGCGAATGACGCGGAGCCCGTGTTTCGGAGGAAGGTGAAGGGTGCGCCCGTGGAGTGTTGCAGTATGCGATGGGGCATCGAGATCGCGGACAGGAAGGTCATCAATACGAAGTCCGAGAACACGAACCAACATCGTGGCACCGTGGTGCACGGGAGGTGCCTCATCCCCATGAGCGGGTGGTTGGACATGTTCCGCACGACGTCACGGGGATTGGACCCCGTACTGGTTCAGCCCACGGACAAGAGTGCGCTGGCCTGCGCTGGCTTGTGGACCTCCCGCTGGCATCCGGCGTGGAGTCAGGCACGTGAGGCATTCAGCATGCTCACGGCGCCGGCAGGGTCCGGCTCCCTCTGGCTGCATCATCGTATGCCGCTTCTGGTGCCGCGTGAGATGTGGTCACTCTGGCTGTCTGACACACTTCCGTACGAGGAGGTGTGTGAACTGATTGAGGTCCTCACCAAGCAGACGCGGAAGCTGAAGCTGCTTACGCATCCCGTGCGCCCCTTGATGCGGCATCTCGTCATCGCAGATGACTTCAGCGAGCCCTTGCCCTGGTGGAAGCCCAGTTATCAGACGGCGCTGTCCATTGTGCATCGCAGGCAGTTCGTCTGCCCCGCAGAGTTCGCTGCGGAGTCTGCCGTGAACGTGGGCCGTGCCGCGAACGTGCTGGCTCGCCTGCAGCAGCATGGCTATCTGGACTTCCGTCCCAACCCCGCCGCCGAGGACATGGAGATGTGGGCCCTGCCGTTGCAGGATGAAGATGCGGCGCGGGCGGAGAAGTGGAGGAAGGAGAGGGGTCGTGGGCAGGTAGGGTAG